From a single Nicotiana tomentosiformis chromosome 2, ASM39032v3, whole genome shotgun sequence genomic region:
- the LOC104105842 gene encoding protein RST1 isoform X5 produces MGSLLHEAQLCGVELLDAMLCTNPKHTSSVENILEVSRRILIVQKDLGFGYTPELSTITLSLFMILVQSELEHEQFLAVKLILFLLKWKNENEHDVQRDAYDLNEELLFIFPAISLLSSPSKIVKQAATDLLHILGKLSNKLLIAQKTGQPNAMKFPSISTPKYIVFRLLQHLWLQDLSPLSGSFYPNYVPGHDTSIKDKHYVSKTWSSLVTDHMHHIIARRKSLSISQSQEIFPTNMPMILSAVACVLLTHQTYGSSSVDILSNSSNVDPKLGVPLLLVIQFYNHIFSTNTGADCHGVLLKLLEMLPLLASHPAIIPLIIQTLLPMLQNDKKPVLFATAIRLLCKTWELNDRVFGTLQGVLLADRFTRFASQRDICISMAVSICDICRRNPDRGVDLILSIAACIEQQDPLIQSLGLQSLGHLCEADAIDFYSAWDVIAKHVLNYSASAMVAHSLCLLLTWGALDAQAYPEASVNVLKILWDIGTSQDFRQASLWSKARASAFVALASYEVEHLERSIPDFKEKNLEFLVSETDPEVLTAVEGFEVKILTFEHITRRRSVKQKRVSANKIEKLLDVFPRLIFASGKERREKELPGAALFCLSFTKKDSRKAGAAEDLQDVQAKYEASLVDIATSLQLSRNILIAILSLQSWKPFMRRWMRSHILLLDAKLQTAVLDKAPKAAMEILKSMIAIAERMLPRSAENIALAVGALCLVLPASAHAVKATASKFLLDWLSQHEHEYRQWSAAISLGVISSCLHLTDHKQKFENINALLEVASVSKSTLVKGACGAGLGFSCQALLARADADDNAHLGKATYKIEEADLLRKIIRTLSQLICQVTPSSADVLETLSLSFPLESDNLNSEISGFLGSTSENLEEDVWGIAGLVLGLGNCIGAMYRAGIHNAVLNVKSLLISWIPHPTEITTMSKNHEILLSVGSCLSVPIVIAMCQRFELTDDADMEYLLGCYKELISKLLSIKRFDTFHQSLLMASCLGAGSLIGVVLNEGLHSLKIEHIKELLLLFRKSYSDSNPPLIHLGAMLGVVNALGAGAGTLIEPHPLSSSHAASDQKESSYISSPLITNAVLEPELTSLVQEIFLVAQNSDAHQLQQHAAWAISFLRQHLWFKEPQNDESTAENDSAGLKTALHSFPEDSTVMKLSLWLMHLNYLGTDAVSHVNTVSSVLRCLSHASRLPPLDWGAIIRRCMRYEGQVAGLLTQDISFERGNLRGECLLFSLSHAKQFDPLPSFLDEQCDIPRLRMLEPRLQFFVLSHLADLLKIFSGSRVVKLFEDVANLLSTSTCSESCDSLEKSSFRISCWRGLKLCLDESSHHPQEYKSSMEKCMELLFTSLPSAHTEGLCQGKILEEWCEAIRCLEKAQQEWLLDLLKVSEVNVADTDSLSFETVRKVQAKARLVQSGSLPLTVLTKLKTYLLDCRSQDIWDALTGVSITVQHAEGNAKRQWLIEALEISCVTRFPSTALQFIGLLCGSCCVYRPVLIADRFTVLSDLPVTLTSLLSDSTWMVVADAVVSCLWKSTERIYKWNKQLKGGGDYLLYTQPIDTSENDLACFLLLVMHQACVSLKDHLPLEKQLQLANMAVPSNIDAHELHARLNCYVKSLPLL; encoded by the exons ATGGGATCG CTGCTTCACGAAGCTCAGTTATGTGGTGTGGAGCTACTGGATGCTATGTTGTGTACGAATCCAAAGCACACGAGTTCAGTTGAGAACATTTTAGAAGTATCAAGGCGCATATTGATAGTGCAAAAAGATCTTGGTTTCGGTTATACTCCTGAATTATCAACCATTACGCTGTCCTTGTTTATGATACTTGTGCAGTCTGAACTTGAACACGAACAGTTCTTGGCGGTGAAACTTATCCTATTTCTGTTGAAGTGGAAAAATGAGAATG AGCATGATGTCCAGAGAGATGCATATGATTTGAATGAAGAGCTCTTATTCATCTTCCCTGCTATCAGCCTTCTTTCTTCTCCGTCTAAAATAGTAAAACAAGCTGCAACCGATTTGCTTCATATTTTGGGAAAGCTTTCGAATAAGCTACTTATTGCACAAAAGACCGGACAGCCAAATGCAATGAAATTTCCTTCCATTAGTACACCTAAGTACATAGTCTTCAGACTCTTGCAGCACTTGTGGCTTCAG GACCTATCTCCATTATCTGGTTCTTTTTATCCAAATTATGTGCCTGGTCATGACACTTCCATTAAAGACAAGCACTATGTATCAAAAACTTGGAGCTCCTTGGTAACCGACCACATGCATCACATTATTGCAAGAAGAAAGTCCTTATCCATCTCACAGTCTCAGGAGATCTTTCCGACCA ATATGCCCATGATACTCAGTGCTGTTGCCTGTGTCCTCCTCACGCATCAAACATATGGAAGCTCTTCTGTTGATATCTTGTCTAATAGCAGCAATGTGGATCCTAAACTTGGTGTCCCTTTGTTGCTGGTCATTCAGTTCTACAACCATATATTTTCCACGAACACAGGTGCTGATTGTCATGGAGTTTTG CTAAAACTTCTGGAAATGCTACCGTTACTTGCGTCTCATCCTGCAATCATACCTCTCATTATTCAGACACTGTTGCCTATGCTTCAGAATGATAAGAAACC CGTTCTATTTGCCACTGCAATTCGTCTACTTTGCAAGACCTGGGAGCTCAATGACCGTGTCTTTGGGACCTTGCAG GGAGTACTACTTGCAGATAGATTTACTCGGTTTGCGTCTCAGAGAGATATCTGCATTAGTATGGCTGTTTCCATTTGTGATATCTGCAGAAGAAATCCTGATCGTGGAGTGGACCTTATTTTATCTATTGCG GCTTGTATCGAGCAACAAGATCCTTTAATTCAGTCTCTGGGTCTCCAAAGCCTTGGCCACCTCTGTGAAGCGGACGCCATTG ATTTTTATTCCGCCTGGGATGTGATTGCAAAGCATGTGCTAAACTACTCAGCAAGCGCCATGGTTGCTCACAG CCTCTGTCTTCTTTTGACATGGGGTGCATTGGATGCTCAAGCATACCCTGAAGCATCAGTAAATGTGTTGAAGATACTGTGGGATATTGGAACCTCCCAAGACTTCAGACAGGCTTCCTTATGGTCCAAAGCTCGGGCATCTGCCTTTGTGGCATTAGCCAGTTATGAG GTAGAGCATCTCGAAAGAAGTATTCCAGATTTCAAGGAAAAAAATTTGGAGTTTCTTGTGTCCGAGACTGACCCTGAAGTGCTTACTGCCGTGGAAGGATTTGAagtcaaaattttaacttttgagCACAT CACCCGTCGAAGATCAGTAAAGCAGAAAAGGGTGTCTGCAAACAAAATTGAGAAGCTGTTAGATGTCTTCCCGCGTCTCATCTTTGCTTCAG gaaaagaaagaagagaaaaagaattACCTGGTGCGGCTCTTTTTTGCCTTTCCTTCACAAAGAAAGATTCAAGGAAGGCAGGAGCAGCAGAG GACTTACAAGATGTACAAGCTAAATATGAGGCCTCACTGGTTGATATAGCAACATCTCTTCAACTATCAAGAAATATATTGATAGCAATTCTTTCTTTGCAATCATGGAAGCCCTTCATGCGGAGGTGGATGAGATCCCATATCTTGTTACTTGATGCTAAGTTGCAGACTGCTGTTCTGGACAAAGCTCCTAAAGCTGCTATGGAAATTCTGAAG AGTATGATAGCAATTGCAGAGAGAATGCTCCCTCGATCTGCTGAGAATATCGCATTAGCTGTTGGAGCCCTTTGTTTG GTGCTGCCCGCTTCTGCGCATGCTGTTAAAGCAACCGCCTCAAAATTTTTGCTGGATTGGTTGTCCCAACATGAACATGAGTATCGCCAGTGGTCAGCAGCAATCTCTCTTGGTGTGATATCAAGTTGCCTACACCTCACCGATCACAAGCAGAAATTTGAGAATATCAATGCACTGCTTGAG GTTGCATCTGTGAGCAAAAGCACACTTGTGAAAGGAGCTTGTGGAGCTGGATTAGGTTTTTCTTGTCAAGCTCTTCTTGCCAGAGCTGATGCTGATGATAATGCTCACCTGGGCAAAGCGACATACAAGATAGAGGAAGCAGACTTGTTGAGAAAGATCATCAGGACCTTATCCCAGTTGATCTGTCAAGTCACACCTTCTTCAGCAGATGTTCTTGAAACTCTATCGCTATCTTTTCCTCTTGAATCAGATAATCTGAATTCAGAGATTTCTGGTTTTCTTGGTTCAACCAGCGAGAATTTAGAGGAAGACGTGTGGGGCATTGCAGGGCTTGTATTGGGTTTGGGTAATTGTATTGGTGCAATGTACAGAGCTGGGATTCATAATGCAGTTCTCAATGTAAAATCCTTACTTATTTCGTGGATTCCACACCCTACTGAAATTACCACTATGAGCAAAAATCACGAAATCTTATTATCTGTGGGCTCGTGTCTTTCTGTACCTATTGTAATTGCCATGTGTCAGAGGTTTGAACTTACTGATGATGCAGATATGGAATATCTATTGGGTTGCTATAAGGAACTTATCTCTAAGCTACTCTCTATTAAAAGATTTGACACCTTCCACCAGAGCTTATTGATGGCATCTTGTTTGGGGGCAGGAAGCCTTATCGGCGTGGTTTTGAATGAAGGGTTGCATTCTTTGAAAATTGAACACATTAAAGAATTGCTTTTGTTGTTCAGAAAAAGTTACTCTGACTCCAATCCTCCTcttattcatctgggtgccatgCTTGGAGTTGTAAATGCATTAGGAGCAGGTGCAGGGACACTGATTGAACCCCACCCTTTGAGCTCATCACATGCTGCTTCTGATCAGAAG GAATCTTCTTATATATCTAGTCCTTTAATTACAAATGCTGTTCTTGAGCCTGAGTTAACTTCACTAGTACAAGAGATATTCCTAGTTGCGCAAAATTCTGATGCTCATCAGTTACAGCAACATGCTGCATGGGCAATTTCTTTTCTTAGACAGCATTTGTGGTTCAAAGAACCTCAAAATGATGAAAGCACCGCAGAGAATGATTCTGCTGGATTGAAGACTGCCTTACATAGTTTTCCCGAGGACAGCACTGTCATGAAATTGTCTTTGTGGCTAATGCATCTGAACTATCTCGGG ACAGATGCTGTTTCACATGTAAACACAGTTTCTAGTGTTCTGCGGTGTCTTTCACATGCTTCTAGGCTACCACCATTGGATTGGGGAGCAATCATCAGACGGTGCATGAGATATGAGGGTCAAGTTGCTGGCTTGTTGACGCAAGACATAAGTTTTGAGAGAGGAAATCTCAGGGGGGAATGCTTACTTTTCTCGTTATCACATGCTAAGCAATTTGATCCTCTCCCTAGCTTCCTTGATGAGCAATGTGACATCCCTCGGTTGAGGATGCTTGAGCCTCGTCTGCAATTCTTTGTGCTTTCACATTTGGCAGATCTACTTAAGATTTTCTCAGGTTCTCGGGTCGTGAAATTATTTGAAGACGTTGCTAACTTATTGTCAACGTCTACTTGTTCTGAGAGTTGTGACTCCTTAGAGAAAAGCTCATTTAGGATTTCGTGCTGGAGGGGACTTAAGCTGTGTTTGGATGAATCTTCTCATCATCCTCAAGAGTATAAATCTAGCATGGAAAAATGCATGGAGTTGCTCTTTACGTCACTGCCTTCAGCTCATACTGAAGGGCTATGTCAGGGTAAAATTCTTGAAGAATGGTGTGAAGCAATTAGATGTCTCGAGAAGGCTCAACAAGAATGGCTATTGGATCTTCTTAAG GTTTCAGAGGTGAACGTCGCCGACACAGACTCTCTCTCGTTTGAAACTGTTAGAAAGGTTCAAGCAAAAGCAAGACTAGTTCAAAGTGGTTCCCTGCCATTGACAGTGCTTACAAAACTGAAAACTTATCTTTTGGACTGCAGATCTCAAG ATATCTGGGATGCTCTAACTGGAGTTTCAATAACTGTACAACATGCTGAAGGGAATGCCAAAAGACAATGGCTCATTGAGGCACTGGAAATTAGTTGTGTGACAAGATTTCCCTCCACG GCTCTGCAGTTCATCGGCCTGCTATGTGGCAGCTGCTGCGTATATAGGCCTGTGTTAATTGCGGACAGATTCACTGTTTTGAGCGACCTGCCAGTCACGCTCACATCCCTCCTCTCTGATAGCACGTGGATGGTAGTAGCAGATGCTGTTGTTTCTTGTTTGTGGAAGTCGACAGAGCGGATATATAAGTGGAACAAACAATTAAAAGGTGGTGGTGATTATTTGCTTTATACACAGCCCATTGACACGAGTGAAAATGATTTAGCCTGCTTTCTCCTACTAGTGATGCATCAAGCGTGTGTCTCTTTGAAAGACCACCTGCCTCTAGAGAAGCAGCTTCAACTTGCCAACATGGCGGTACCGTCAAATATTGATGCCCATGAGTTACACGCAAGGTTAAATTGCTATGTGAAGAGTCTACCTCTGCTTTGA